GCATctatgggacggaggtagtattatgACATTTTTACAGAAGTTGAATAATTATTCACTTCTCCAGTTCTTCCATTCTATCTTTTTCACTGAAACTTCTTCCACCAACATGTGTTCCAGTCCAGACCCGCATGCTTTAACTTTCTTTCAATACAAGTAAAGTTATTACATCAACAACACATTCTGATTTGGATTCTAAATATAACCTCTTCATCGACCCTTGTCCAAGAAGCATCCATTCATTCCAGTATGAGGATTAAACACAAAAGAACAATAATCGAAAGCGAAAGATCAATGGACTAAGAAAAATGAATTACAATGTTAAAAGTGGCAGAGCCATCCGAGCTCTCCCCTTTTTTTGATTTTGGTTGGTTCGAAAGATATAAAACAAATCTTTTGAACCAAATAACTTTTCCAGATATGAACAAGGACTGTTTGTATGTCATTGGATGCTCCCTGTATCCATGACATGGCAATTAGTACCTAAACTAAATGGAATCCAAAGCCAACATTTGGATTCCACCTTATACCAATAAATTAAAATTGAATTCATCATCCTAATGCTAAAAGACTACTGCTGCTACTTAAAAAGTTCTAACTTCCTAGTTCAAACATGTATCGATATGATTATGATCGATGACACCAACTGAACGACCAATCAATTGAGATGCTGAATTTTCAGAATTGTTCACCCTTTTTTGTGTTGCGTGTTTGATCACATGTCCTTTGAATAGTAGAACACTCCTTAACTAGGATTGCGAAGTCGATGAAACTTGTTCTGAGGAACTTCCTGCCGCCTGTGAAGTACCTGACCCTGCTTCAGACACGGCTGCCGGTGCTGGTGGTGATGATTGTGTTGACGTTATTGCGCCTGTCATTGTCATTATCATCGGAGCTGCAATTCACATATAAATTCACATTTTATCAGAATGAATATCCACAAACATATCAAGATTGAATTAGAGGTTAAGCTTGTAAAGAGTTTACCGGTTGAAGTAGTTGTGATTGGCATTGAGGAAGGGAGTGATAATATTCCGGCTGAGCCAACTTGATGAGGCAAATAGGGGTATTGTACTATTTGGGGATACTGGAATCCGATGTTGTGAGATTGATTAGTTTGTGGTGCTGCGTAAAATGGGTAAAAATTATGGAACATTCCTGGCACTCCAGTTGCATAATAAGGCGAGAATTGTTGTCCTCCATATACGCCGTAGTAGTTCTGAAAATTGTTATCATCATGAAACTAATTAAGATCAGAAAAATAAAAAACAATGCATATAAAGTACTAAACAAATTGTGTGTAAAATACTAACCAAAGGATACATTGTTTCTTCTGAATATCCAGAGTATCTGCAGAACACGTCCAAAAACAAATGAAACTCATTAAAGGATAGAGACGTGTCGATTAAAAGTTGAAACTGAAGGGTGGGGATAACTGGATTCTTTCATACCCATAAGCTGAGTAAGGAAATGTATATTGACTGGTTGGCTGCTGAATATGCGACGAAGACGAGCTGTGGTAAGCTGGTGGCACCACCATTGCTGACTGAGGTCTTATCCTTCCTGGACCTGGAATTTCAGTTGGATTAGATCATGCTACAGTCAAGGAAAGTCaaggaacatttttttttttttaaataataaaaatgcCCGCTCTCTATGCATTTACTACTTTAAAGATGAAAAGGGATTCATTGCACATGAGCTTTTAGTCTCTAAAACAAAAACCCCTTTAACAAGCATTATCCATTTCAACTTTGCTTGTATAATTCAAATATGCTAGGAGAATATTTTGATGATCACTACTTTTGCAAAAAAAATGAACTTGAGATGAAGTGAACATTACCTTGTTGAGGAGGGGGCTGAGGGCGAGTCTTCTGTGCACCAAGAGATGCAAGATTGCAGTTTGCCCTTCTTCCGTCAATTACTGGAGATGGATTTTGACAAGCTCTAATGGCTGCCTCTGGATCCTTAAATGTAACCTAAATAAATAAATTCATTCATATATCTAATTTCattaaaagaaagaaagaaagaaattaaAGGAGCCACTTTTGGTATTAATGAGAGAATGAGTGGGAATTACTTACAAAGCCATAACCTTTGGATCTCCCAGTATTCTTATCAGTAATAACAACAGCCTCTAAGAT
Above is a window of Rutidosis leptorrhynchoides isolate AG116_Rl617_1_P2 unplaced genomic scaffold, CSIRO_AGI_Rlap_v1 contig495, whole genome shotgun sequence DNA encoding:
- the LOC139884042 gene encoding uncharacterized protein; translation: MSQQRQFQMMRGGNNNNNNNQLGGGGGGGHQYNDTTFTKIFVGGLAWETQRDTMRLYFEQFGEILEAVVITDKNTGRSKGYGFVTFKDPEAAIRACQNPSPVIDGRRANCNLASLGAQKTRPQPPPQQGPGRIRPQSAMVVPPAYHSSSSSHIQQPTSQYTFPYSAYGYSGYSEETMYPLNYYGVYGGQQFSPYYATGVPGMFHNFYPFYAAPQTNQSHNIGFQYPQIVQYPYLPHQVGSAGILSLPSSMPITTTSTAPMIMTMTGAITSTQSSPPAPAAVSEAGSGTSQAAGSSSEQVSSTSQS